The following are from one region of the Streptosporangiales bacterium genome:
- a CDS encoding glycosyltransferase → MMAPPGSLRVAHFTDTWVPRRDGVVTALETLTTAMDQLGHDSLIVVPRHHGQQRSDGLLRLPSVPCGIAQFRLGAWPRHRHVEQVARWRPDVLHVHTPGFIGLLGVHAARALGLPLFLTYHTDLHAYVDAYRLPPHVLSGLLRCYARRLGVRPPRTDHSWSPKVYRHTVVDAATRLLYGSADTVIVPTDAVLQRSRVAPTFPRLRVVPTGVALRTAPPGSRATFRRRHGIDVGDPVVLYVGRLNREKGIDLLTGGFGELLRSVPNARLLLVGSAHDGRWVTKLLDRAGITDRTVRTGQLPPADVAQAYAASDVFAFPSRTDTQGLVVQEAALAGLPIVLADPCLHNTGPLAGVGMLTDDHPVAYGEMLARLVRDPGMARSVGQAAKERAERNSPQAYGQTMAAVYGESVARQTLVTGLLSA, encoded by the coding sequence GTGATGGCACCTCCCGGATCACTCCGGGTCGCCCACTTCACGGATACCTGGGTGCCCCGCCGCGACGGGGTGGTCACGGCGCTCGAGACGCTGACCACCGCGATGGACCAACTCGGGCACGACAGCCTCATCGTCGTCCCGCGTCACCACGGCCAGCAGCGAAGCGACGGCCTGCTGCGCCTGCCGTCGGTCCCCTGTGGCATCGCCCAGTTCAGGCTCGGCGCCTGGCCGCGGCACCGCCACGTGGAACAGGTGGCGCGGTGGCGTCCCGACGTGCTGCACGTGCACACGCCCGGGTTCATCGGACTGCTCGGTGTACACGCGGCGCGTGCCCTCGGGCTCCCGCTCTTCCTGACGTACCACACCGATCTGCACGCGTACGTCGACGCGTACCGGCTCCCCCCGCACGTGCTCTCCGGCCTGCTGCGCTGCTACGCCCGCCGGCTCGGCGTCCGCCCACCGCGCACCGACCACAGCTGGTCGCCGAAGGTCTACCGCCACACGGTCGTCGACGCGGCGACCCGGCTCCTCTACGGGTCGGCAGACACGGTCATCGTCCCCACCGACGCCGTCCTGCAGAGGTCCCGCGTCGCCCCCACGTTCCCCCGGCTGCGGGTCGTCCCCACCGGTGTCGCCCTGCGCACGGCGCCACCCGGCTCCCGCGCGACGTTCCGCCGCCGACACGGCATCGACGTCGGCGACCCGGTCGTCCTCTACGTCGGCCGGCTCAACCGCGAGAAGGGCATCGACCTGCTCACCGGCGGGTTCGGCGAGCTGCTGCGCAGCGTGCCCAACGCGCGGCTGCTGCTCGTCGGATCGGCTCACGACGGGCGCTGGGTGACCAAGCTGCTCGACCGGGCCGGGATCACCGACCGCACCGTCCGCACCGGGCAGTTGCCGCCCGCCGACGTCGCGCAGGCGTACGCCGCCTCCGACGTCTTCGCGTTCCCGTCCCGCACCGACACCCAGGGCCTCGTCGTCCAGGAGGCCGCGCTGGCCGGCCTGCCGATCGTGCTCGCCGACCCGTGCCTGCACAACACGGGCCCGCTGGCCGGCGTCGGCATGCTCACCGACGACCACCCCGTCGCCTACGGTGAGATGCTCGCGCGGCTCGTCCGCGACCCGGGCATGGCGCGCTCCGTGGGCCAGGCGGCGAAGGAGCGCGCGGAACGCAACTCCCCGCAGGCGTACGGGCAGACGATGGCCGCGGTCTACGGCGAGAGCGTGGCACGCCAGACCCTCGTCACGGGCCTGCTCAGCGCCTAG
- a CDS encoding TrkA family potassium uptake protein, translating to MPQLSLRRSLRPGHLIVCGSTPLAFRLVEELSKRYAENVTLVMPPTKRTDRRRLALPSSVRVVEAVTVDTDALRAANIESARAIAVVNQDDVGNIHIGMRARDLNHDVRLVLHFFNIKLGRQVGAMFGDCVAMSDSGVAAPSFVAAAIDDTMTVNHVRLPGRTVYASRRSRVKRHRIICALADSSTADRPNMLPDTESESDIVLAIADGHSTRWAEIRRRVHGFGLHLRTLISGRLRAALLVMLALLVLGTVMFATDPQYTIWDAVYLTLLDAAGATDPNRDLTKLTKLTQILITVVGISIIPLLTAAVVDGVVSARLQPFTTRRRMPYHGHVVVVGLGNVGTRVIRRLHDLGLQVVAVEDNKHAMGVPVARSKQLRIPVIIGDATREETLLAAAVDNCRALIAVTSDDIANLETGLQARDLRKDLRVVLRIGEDDLAGRLQRNFDITVSRSVSFLAAPAFAAAMIEREVVGTIPVGRRVLLVADVPVRPGSPLYGHTIADVYEPGRVRVIALRRRGETAYDWSPPDDHQLATDDQLTIVATRTGLGQVLTNSIADD from the coding sequence GTGCCCCAGCTCTCCCTTCGGCGATCACTGCGCCCCGGACATCTCATCGTGTGCGGCAGCACGCCGCTGGCCTTCCGGCTCGTCGAGGAGCTCAGCAAGAGGTACGCCGAGAACGTCACCCTCGTCATGCCGCCGACGAAGCGCACCGACCGGCGCCGGCTGGCCCTGCCGAGCAGTGTCCGGGTCGTCGAGGCCGTGACCGTCGACACGGATGCGCTGCGCGCGGCGAACATCGAGTCCGCCCGTGCCATCGCGGTGGTCAACCAGGACGACGTCGGCAACATCCACATCGGCATGCGGGCACGCGATCTCAACCACGACGTGCGGCTGGTCCTGCACTTCTTCAACATCAAGCTCGGCCGCCAGGTCGGCGCCATGTTCGGCGACTGCGTCGCCATGTCGGACTCCGGGGTCGCCGCGCCGTCGTTCGTCGCCGCGGCGATCGACGACACGATGACGGTGAACCACGTGCGCCTCCCCGGCCGCACCGTGTACGCGTCGCGGCGTTCGCGGGTCAAGCGGCACCGCATCATCTGCGCACTCGCCGACAGCTCGACGGCGGATCGACCGAACATGCTGCCGGACACGGAGTCCGAGAGCGATATCGTGCTCGCGATCGCCGACGGTCACTCGACCCGATGGGCGGAGATCCGCCGGCGCGTCCACGGCTTCGGTCTACACCTGCGCACGCTGATCAGCGGGCGCCTCCGAGCCGCCCTCCTCGTCATGTTGGCACTGCTCGTGCTCGGCACGGTCATGTTCGCCACCGACCCGCAGTACACGATCTGGGACGCCGTCTACCTGACGCTGCTCGACGCGGCCGGCGCGACCGACCCCAACAGAGACCTGACCAAGCTCACCAAGCTCACCCAGATCCTCATCACCGTCGTCGGCATCTCGATCATCCCGCTGCTGACGGCGGCCGTCGTCGACGGCGTGGTGAGCGCCAGACTCCAGCCGTTCACCACCCGCCGCCGCATGCCGTACCACGGCCACGTGGTGGTCGTCGGTCTCGGGAACGTCGGCACCAGGGTCATCAGGCGGCTGCACGACCTGGGCCTGCAGGTCGTCGCCGTCGAGGACAACAAGCATGCCATGGGCGTGCCGGTGGCACGGAGCAAGCAGCTGCGCATCCCGGTGATCATCGGCGACGCCACCCGCGAGGAGACACTGCTGGCCGCCGCCGTCGACAACTGTCGCGCGCTCATCGCGGTGACGAGTGACGACATCGCCAACCTGGAGACGGGGCTGCAGGCCCGCGACCTGCGCAAGGACCTGCGGGTCGTGCTGCGTATCGGCGAGGACGACCTCGCCGGCAGGCTCCAGCGCAACTTCGACATCACCGTCTCGCGGAGCGTCTCCTTCCTCGCCGCCCCGGCGTTCGCGGCCGCGATGATCGAGCGTGAGGTCGTCGGCACCATCCCGGTCGGTCGCCGTGTGCTCCTCGTCGCCGACGTCCCGGTACGGCCGGGGTCGCCGCTGTACGGCCACACGATCGCCGACGTCTACGAGCCCGGCCGGGTACGTGTCATCGCGTTGCGTCGCCGCGGCGAGACCGCATACGACTGGTCTCCACCGGACGACCACCAGCTGGCCACCGACGACCAGCTCACCATCGTCGCGACGCGCACCGGCCTCGGCCAGGTGCTCACCAACAGCATCGCCGACGACTGA
- a CDS encoding DUF1707 domain-containing protein, with translation MTENSEQPGRPGIRIGDAEREEAVNRLGEHYAAGRLTEEEHAERSQQAYEARTKADVDALFADLPGGQQDDSQEGTPWGPPWAQGGKPPWAQQGAPPWAAAWGAQKGGRPPFRGGKGLRWLPVPFLVLAAIFSVCAIAHGFFPFFVIPLIGIALTLFLLDRFGVLRGQHR, from the coding sequence ATGACCGAGAACTCAGAACAGCCGGGACGCCCGGGCATACGCATCGGCGACGCCGAGCGTGAGGAGGCCGTCAACCGGCTCGGCGAGCACTACGCCGCGGGCCGGCTCACGGAGGAGGAGCACGCCGAGCGCAGCCAGCAGGCGTACGAGGCCCGCACGAAGGCGGACGTCGACGCGCTGTTCGCCGACCTGCCCGGCGGCCAGCAGGACGACAGCCAGGAGGGCACCCCGTGGGGTCCGCCCTGGGCGCAGGGCGGAAAGCCGCCGTGGGCGCAGCAGGGTGCGCCGCCGTGGGCCGCGGCCTGGGGCGCGCAGAAGGGCGGCAGGCCGCCGTTTCGCGGCGGGAAGGGACTGCGCTGGCTGCCGGTGCCGTTCCTCGTGCTCGCGGCGATCTTCAGCGTGTGCGCGATCGCGCACGGGTTCTTCCCGTTCTTCGTGATCCCGCTGATCGGCATCGCGCTGACGCTGTTCCTGCTCGACCGGTTCGGAGTGCTGCGCGGACAGCACCGGTGA
- a CDS encoding response regulator, giving the protein MIRVIIADDQALVRGGFRALLDAQADVEVVAEAADGKEAVRLVREHAPDVVLMDIRMPGMDGLEATQAIVSDPRLSGTRVVILTTFDLDEYVFEALRVGASGFLVKHTEPTELIYAIHAVAEGDALLSPGITRRLIAEFAARAKEPTKTRELDVLTDREREVVALVGEGLSNEEIAGRLVLSPATAKTHVSRAMVKLHARDRAQLVVMAYETGLVRPGWS; this is encoded by the coding sequence ATGATCCGCGTGATCATCGCGGACGACCAGGCTCTGGTGCGCGGCGGCTTCCGGGCGCTGCTCGACGCGCAGGCCGACGTCGAGGTCGTCGCCGAGGCCGCCGACGGCAAGGAGGCCGTCCGGCTCGTCCGCGAGCACGCGCCCGACGTCGTCCTGATGGACATCCGCATGCCGGGCATGGACGGGCTCGAGGCGACGCAGGCGATCGTGTCCGATCCCCGGCTGTCCGGCACCAGGGTCGTCATCCTCACCACGTTCGACCTCGACGAGTACGTGTTCGAGGCGCTGCGGGTCGGCGCGAGTGGCTTCCTGGTCAAGCACACCGAGCCGACCGAGCTCATCTACGCGATCCACGCCGTCGCAGAGGGCGACGCGTTGCTGTCGCCCGGGATCACGCGCCGGCTCATCGCGGAGTTCGCGGCGCGCGCCAAGGAGCCCACGAAGACGAGGGAGCTCGACGTCCTCACCGACCGCGAACGCGAGGTCGTCGCCCTCGTCGGCGAGGGCCTGTCCAACGAGGAGATCGCCGGGCGGCTGGTGCTGAGCCCGGCGACGGCGAAGACCCACGTGAGCCGGGCGATGGTGAAGCTGCACGCCCGCGACCGCGCCCAGCTCGTCGTCATGGCGTACGAGACGGGCCTGGTCCGCCCCGGCTGGTCGTAG
- a CDS encoding AsnC family transcriptional regulator: protein MAKDRRRSEASVRDIDGSLLDNDVNVRLLEALHADPRIAMSALGRAVGLSPPAVTERVQRLVRAGVIAGFSMEVDPAAVGLPVAAYVRVRPGPGQLRRIADLARETPQVVECHRITGEDCFLLKVQVGAVDELEEVLDRFLLYGQTTTSIVQSTPVPRRPLPLRCDEGHAPNPYGA from the coding sequence ATGGCGAAGGATCGACGACGCAGCGAGGCATCGGTCCGTGACATCGACGGTTCGCTGCTCGACAACGATGTCAACGTCCGGCTGCTCGAGGCGCTGCACGCCGACCCGCGCATCGCGATGTCCGCGCTGGGGCGTGCGGTCGGGCTGTCCCCGCCCGCCGTGACCGAGCGGGTGCAGCGGCTCGTCAGGGCCGGCGTGATCGCCGGGTTCTCGATGGAGGTCGACCCGGCCGCGGTCGGGCTGCCGGTCGCCGCGTACGTCCGCGTCCGCCCGGGGCCAGGTCAGCTCCGCAGGATCGCGGACCTCGCCCGCGAGACACCCCAGGTCGTCGAGTGCCACCGGATCACCGGCGAGGACTGCTTCCTGCTGAAGGTGCAGGTCGGTGCGGTCGACGAGCTCGAGGAGGTGCTCGACAGGTTCCTGCTGTACGGACAGACGACGACCTCGATCGTCCAGTCCACGCCCGTCCCGCGCCGACCGCTCCCGCTTCGGTGCGACGAGGGTCACGCCCCGAACCCGTACGGAGCGTGA
- a CDS encoding AMP-binding protein produces MIPTALSTQLAALVAADPGRPAVTCGDETLTRTDLDRRTNALARAYAARGVAAGSMVTIALPNGLEGVEAAVAAWKLGAIPQPLSPRLPAHELAALLDLARPSLVVGGDPAATGDLSAVPAGFVPDVTDDSALPPAVGPSWKAPTSGGSTGRPKLIVAAQPACAEVVLGYAQLFRMPADGVHLVTGPMYHNAGFMFATCALFSGNHVVVMPRFDPAETLRLVDAHRADWVFVVPTMMHRISRLPGAVRESFDLSSLRLLLHSAAPCPAWLKEDWIGWIGPDRVYEMYASTEAMAGSMITGDEWLTHRGSVGRMVVGEVSIRDAGGDEVPPGVTGEIWLRTAADAPSTYRYVGARARTQPGGWESQGDCGRVDEEGYLYIADRLPDMILVGGANVYPAEVEAALDEHPAVESSCVIGLPDDEYGSTVHAIVQTADPLDADALLAHLRERLAPYKLPRTFERVDHPLRDDAGKVRRSRLRAERLERRLVG; encoded by the coding sequence GTGATCCCCACCGCACTGTCCACCCAGCTCGCCGCGCTGGTTGCCGCCGACCCCGGCCGTCCCGCGGTCACCTGCGGCGACGAGACGCTGACCCGCACCGATCTCGACCGGCGGACCAACGCCCTCGCCCGCGCCTACGCCGCGCGCGGCGTCGCGGCCGGGTCGATGGTGACGATCGCCCTGCCCAACGGGCTCGAGGGCGTCGAGGCCGCCGTCGCCGCCTGGAAGCTCGGCGCGATCCCGCAGCCGTTGTCGCCGCGCCTGCCCGCCCACGAGCTCGCCGCGCTGCTCGACCTCGCCCGTCCCTCGCTCGTCGTCGGCGGCGACCCGGCAGCGACCGGCGACCTGTCGGCCGTCCCCGCGGGGTTCGTACCCGACGTGACCGACGACTCCGCGCTGCCGCCCGCCGTCGGACCGTCGTGGAAGGCGCCGACGTCCGGCGGCAGCACCGGGCGACCCAAGCTGATCGTCGCCGCGCAGCCGGCGTGCGCGGAGGTGGTACTGGGGTACGCCCAGCTGTTCCGCATGCCGGCCGACGGCGTGCATCTGGTGACCGGCCCGATGTACCACAACGCGGGGTTCATGTTCGCGACCTGCGCGCTGTTCAGCGGCAACCACGTCGTGGTGATGCCGCGCTTCGACCCGGCAGAGACGCTGCGGCTCGTCGACGCCCACCGCGCCGACTGGGTGTTCGTCGTGCCGACGATGATGCACCGCATCTCCCGGCTGCCGGGTGCTGTGCGCGAGTCGTTCGACCTGTCCAGCCTGCGCCTGCTGCTGCACAGCGCCGCGCCCTGCCCGGCGTGGCTGAAGGAGGACTGGATCGGCTGGATCGGCCCCGACCGCGTGTACGAGATGTACGCGAGCACCGAGGCGATGGCGGGCTCGATGATCACCGGCGACGAGTGGCTCACCCACCGCGGCAGCGTGGGGCGCATGGTCGTCGGCGAGGTCAGCATCCGCGATGCAGGCGGCGACGAGGTGCCCCCGGGTGTGACCGGCGAGATCTGGCTCCGCACCGCGGCCGACGCGCCGTCGACGTACCGCTACGTCGGCGCGCGTGCGCGTACCCAGCCGGGCGGCTGGGAGTCGCAGGGCGACTGCGGCCGAGTCGACGAGGAGGGCTACCTCTACATCGCCGACCGGCTGCCCGACATGATCCTCGTCGGCGGCGCCAACGTGTACCCCGCCGAGGTCGAGGCCGCGCTCGACGAGCACCCCGCAGTGGAGTCCTCCTGCGTCATCGGCCTGCCCGACGACGAGTACGGCAGCACCGTGCACGCGATCGTCCAGACCGCCGACCCGCTCGACGCCGACGCGCTGCTCGCCCACCTGCGCGAGCGGCTGGCCCCGTACAAGCTCCCGCGCACCTTCGAACGCGTCGACCATCCGCTGCGTGACGACGCGGGCAAGGTACGGCGATCGCGGCTGCGGGCCGAACGGCTGGAGCGACGCCTGGTCGGCTGA
- a CDS encoding DUF998 domain-containing protein, with amino-acid sequence MTATQDDRAVPTAAPATRAVHVTRSLLGYGVIAGPIYLVTYLVQGLTRDGFDFGLHAASLLTAGSLGWIQVVNFVLTGAMIVAAAVGLRRAMPTGRGRIWGPLLLGLYGLGMVAAGVFPADPAFGFLAGTPDGPGTVSWHSLAHLSAGGVGFLGLVAACLVLARRFAGLGERGMAVFSVVTGVVFLAAFAGIASGSAGPVTTLPFVGAVALSFVWLATVSGRLYRRLAADC; translated from the coding sequence ATGACAGCTACGCAGGACGACCGAGCCGTCCCGACCGCCGCACCGGCCACGCGGGCCGTCCACGTGACCCGCTCACTGCTGGGCTACGGCGTGATCGCCGGCCCGATCTACCTCGTCACGTACCTCGTCCAGGGCCTCACCAGGGACGGGTTCGACTTCGGCCTGCACGCCGCGAGCCTGCTCACGGCCGGCAGCCTCGGCTGGATCCAGGTCGTGAACTTCGTCCTCACCGGCGCGATGATCGTCGCCGCGGCCGTGGGGCTGCGCCGCGCGATGCCCACCGGCCGCGGCCGCATCTGGGGCCCGTTGCTGCTCGGCCTGTACGGACTCGGCATGGTCGCCGCCGGCGTCTTCCCGGCCGACCCGGCGTTCGGCTTCCTCGCGGGTACACCCGACGGCCCCGGGACCGTGAGCTGGCACAGCCTCGCGCACCTGTCCGCGGGCGGTGTCGGGTTCCTCGGCCTCGTCGCGGCGTGCCTGGTCCTCGCCCGCCGCTTCGCCGGCCTCGGCGAGCGCGGCATGGCGGTGTTCTCGGTGGTCACCGGCGTGGTCTTCCTCGCCGCGTTCGCCGGCATCGCCTCGGGATCCGCAGGCCCGGTGACCACCCTGCCGTTCGTCGGCGCCGTGGCGCTCTCGTTCGTCTGGCTCGCCACCGTGTCGGGCCGCCTGTACCGCAGGCTCGCCGCGGACTGCTGA
- a CDS encoding sensor histidine kinase — MLFAHEDELDRHRGSTWARPARWWVFLVLLTVVSTGASFGAGFHAPFARDMDPLGLVLLLAGPVLLALTGPFPIVRRRLPVAGLAVTLVATLAFSAFGYVGPVFLFFFVALVVAVNAGHRLVGWVGATVGVTAFLLIAYLRDPGAPPSLTAVTTHVVWTLFALGVAEVMRIRRERGIESVRTREEAQRRRATEQRLVIAQELHDVLAHNISMINVQAGVGLHLMDERPEQARSALAAIKQASAEALGELRSVLDVLRSVLDVLRVGDAAPRSPTPRIGGLQLLVDRAVVAGLDARIAYEGRQRELSAAVELAVFRIVQESLTNVLKHAEASAVSIGIGYGDRVLTVTIADDGVGRGFSRLPGTGSGIEGMRRRVSALGGSFEAGPVDGDGFRVQATIPVDPAPAGEGGRG, encoded by the coding sequence GTGTTGTTCGCGCACGAGGACGAGCTCGACCGGCACCGCGGATCGACCTGGGCACGGCCGGCGCGGTGGTGGGTCTTCCTCGTGCTGCTCACCGTCGTGTCGACGGGCGCGTCGTTCGGCGCGGGCTTCCACGCGCCGTTCGCCAGGGACATGGATCCGCTCGGCCTGGTGCTGTTGCTGGCGGGGCCCGTCCTGCTGGCCCTCACCGGGCCGTTCCCGATCGTCCGGCGCCGTCTCCCGGTCGCCGGTCTGGCCGTGACACTCGTCGCGACCCTGGCGTTCTCGGCGTTCGGCTACGTGGGTCCGGTCTTCCTGTTCTTCTTCGTCGCGCTGGTCGTCGCCGTCAACGCCGGGCACCGGCTGGTCGGGTGGGTCGGCGCGACCGTGGGGGTGACGGCGTTCCTGCTGATCGCCTACCTGCGCGACCCGGGCGCCCCGCCGTCCCTCACGGCCGTCACCACCCACGTCGTCTGGACGCTCTTCGCGCTCGGCGTGGCCGAGGTGATGAGGATCAGGCGCGAGCGCGGGATCGAGTCCGTCCGCACACGGGAGGAGGCGCAGCGCAGGCGCGCGACGGAGCAGCGCCTGGTGATCGCCCAGGAGCTGCACGACGTCCTCGCCCACAACATCTCGATGATCAACGTCCAGGCGGGCGTCGGCCTGCACCTGATGGACGAGAGGCCCGAACAGGCGAGGTCCGCGCTCGCCGCGATCAAGCAGGCGAGCGCGGAGGCGCTCGGCGAGCTGCGGTCGGTCCTCGACGTGCTGCGGTCGGTCCTCGACGTGCTGCGGGTCGGGGACGCCGCGCCGCGGTCCCCGACGCCGCGGATCGGTGGCCTGCAGCTGCTCGTCGACCGCGCGGTCGTCGCGGGACTCGACGCGAGGATCGCGTACGAGGGACGGCAGCGCGAGCTGTCCGCGGCGGTCGAGCTCGCGGTGTTCCGGATCGTCCAGGAGTCGCTGACCAACGTGCTGAAGCACGCCGAGGCGTCGGCCGTGTCCATCGGGATCGGCTACGGTGACCGCGTGCTGACAGTGACGATCGCCGACGACGGCGTGGGCCGCGGGTTCTCGAGGCTGCCGGGGACGGGGAGCGGCATCGAGGGCATGCGTCGCCGGGTGTCGGCCCTCGGCGGCTCGTTCGAGGCCGGTCCCGTCGACGGCGACGGGTTCCGCGTCCAGGCGACCATCCCGGTCGACCCGGCGCCGGCCGGTGAAGGGGGACGCGGATGA